A window of Rhizoctonia solani chromosome 5, complete sequence genomic DNA:
AACTGGTCGCAGGCGTACATCACCAGTCTCGCTGCCCGTGCCCTCATCTGGATTAAAGCCGACAACCCCGAGATCGGGCTGATGGGGTTCTTGGCCGTGGGCATGAGCGAGGTCTCCACTTGCCAGGTGACCGTACGCCAAGGTCAGAGGATCTCCAAGGGTGAGGAGACGGGCATGTTCCATTTCGGAGGATCGACGCATTGTTTGTTGTTCCGCAAGGGTGTCAATGTCAACTTTGATCCGCAATACACCGAGCCTGGGTCTGAGGTGTTGTTGAATGCGGCGATCGCTACCATAGGAGAAGGGAAAAGCCATCACTAGCTACTGAACTGTGAACCACATGTAAATCCGCCCCTGTACTAAGATACAAGAAATGAAGTAACAATCAATGAATTTATGAACATAAAACCAAACCTGTTGGGCTTAAGGCCGGAAGATGATCTAGATAAGAATAAACTAGAAAGATCCCTCGGGAAGGGTACATGCTAGTAACAAGCAACTATTGGGAGCAAGTTGGGGGCGCATATAACCGCCTGGTATTTTAGGGCTTCTCGTATTTCATCAAATAGTGGCTTAAGCCAAGCGTAAAAAGAAAGAATTTAATTAAAATCAAATAATATCAGTGAGAGTAAAAATCCATGGCTACAATGCACAACAAGCTGGTCCAACTGGTTCAGGGTAAGGAGGGGGACAAAAGCTACAAAAAAGCGTCCAAACATATAATTAAAGCTCCATACTACGAAGGAATGCATGCCACATCGTCGAATGAGGGAGGAAACAAGACTAGTACTTGGGCAATTTAGCATTTCCAGCTTGACTGTAAAACTGTGTCAGCATTGAGGGTTTGGCGCAAGGGTATCATTTTCACTCACGTCACGAGAAGAGGGAGTTCCGGTAGACTGGTAGGGCGATTCGCCCAAGCACTCGGCTACTGTTACCAGCTTGTAGcccttggccttgatttgCTGGATCGCATAGGGGATGACGTCCTCACTGGAAGAGATAGCGTTAGTTCCATACTCGACAACAAGACGATGTACGCATTTAGCTTACATAGTGGGTTCTATAACGTCGAACATAGATTAGCAACTGGGAATAACATCCGAGGCAAAGACACGTACGCTTAGTCTCGTGATTGAGGGTCAAGATGCTATCAGGACCGGACATGATCAACTTGTTATATTGGCTCCTAGACTCGGAGGGCTAAACAGAACaggtgagctcaaatcattATATCCATCGACGAGCATACATACCGAAACACCGGCGGCATCTCCGGAATCAAAGTCCCAATTCGCAACTATCGCCCAGCGTAAGGAAAATAACCAAATGTACAATAATCAAACGTACCAGTCTGTCCGCGAGAGGCTGCAACCTCGAGAACGTCATCATCATAGTCGCCAAACGGTGGCCTGGGCGGAACGTTATGGTTCGGAAAAAAAGTGTCCTGACCAAAAGAGTTACTCACCGCACAAAGGCAGGGACGGCACCAGTAATCTTCTTGATCGCATCGTCGGTCCTAGAATTATCATGTCAGAATATAAACCAAGGGAGAAAGCAAATATCTTCGACGTACTTGGAAAACTCGGATAGGAGCTCATCGCCCGAAAGAGTAGACAAGCGCTCGTGTCTCCAGGTGTGAGAAGCGACCTGGTGGCCTTTATCGTAGACATACTTGACGCGCTTGGCGTTGGCGTCGTCGTAAATGCATCCAACTATAACTCTTTTAGCTTATTCCACATTACAAACGCATGTACACTCACAATTGGCACCGTTAAAGAAAAAGGTTCTGAAGCGATAATTGATTAGATCGAGGTAGGGACATCGCATAACCGATACTTACCCCTTAGCACCGTTCTCATCTAGTAGGTCCACGAGCTCGTTTGTCCAAGTATAAGGGCCATCGTCGAAGCTATGATTTACCCGTAAGCAATATGAAGCTATGTCGGAGGCCTGTATGTGAGCCTACGTGAGTGCGACGGTATTGGGCACTGAGCACTTGGTGACAACGCTAGCACCAGCACGAGAGATGAGCCTTGGTGCTTCTACTGGGGCAGCCGAAACTTGAATAGCTCCACATAGGGCTACAGCAAGAGCGGCGACGCGAGCAATCGAGAAAGTCATAGTCGAGTTAAATATATGAGAAATATCGATGTCTAAGTGTGTGCAAAGAAGAAACTGGAGGAAACTGATGGGGATGTGAACCACCAGAGTCGAGCTCTTATATTATCCCCAGATTGGAGCCGCGCAGGCCGAAATGGAGCCGTTTACTCAGCCCCATGGCTATATGCCCATACGCGTGCCAAGCACCGATCAATAGAGTCAGCTTGGCGAGTTCAAATTTATGCCCTGCCACGCTCTATCTGAACCCATGTCCGTCTCGGAGGCTGTACGGCACTGACCCCATAATCGGCTGTGAGCTTGCAGCCCGAGTTCTCACTGGACCGGATGAGGAGCAGTATTACATAATCCTATGACGGTGATATCCAGGAACGGCGACTTGTATCTCCAAGGATGCTGCATACGCTTGGTTGGATGGATTTCTCCTGCAGTTTAGCTTCGTCTATTGCGTCGTTTATTTTTTTGTGAAAAACTATGAATAGTAGCAAAAATCAAGTATATTCAAGAGCGAGTACCATCTCAAGGTGGGGACCGACGCTCCAGCAAGTCCGAAAGTTGGATAGGTCTAGGTGGGGCGGTGGTGGCGCTAAGAAGGATGAAATGACCGGTCCAGCTATCTCTAACTTCCCGAAGCACCGCCACCAACAGGAGCGACGAGCTCACAACTGGTACTGAGTACAAACTTATGTGCGTGTTCTCGGTCACAATTCTGCCCGTGGTGTGTTGGGCATCTAAATTATTTGCTTCACATGGATGCGTTCGATTTGATTGGGGCCTACACAACAATTCCACCTGTATCTAATTATTTTACGTAGCGACCATCCACAATGATTTACGCATTCGAACATTGGCTTAACATATATACTTTTCGCAAATGAATCTGTGTATGATAGGGAAACCGAAGTTATATGTATCCGCTTACGTAAGGTACCGTGTCGTTTCCCTTCCGACCTCATCCCCACGTACAGTCGTCCAAGTCGAGTGCATACAAAAGGGGCATCTGAAACAAGAATAAACTATACCTGTTGAAATGTTATGGGCACGAACATAAATGCAAAGTGAGAATTTCTACCATGGCGAACACACCTCTTAGCCACGACGAATTCCCGACGCAAGACAACTCGGGCTCTGCAAGAAGCTCGACCAATTCCGTGTCCTCAGAAAATTCAAATTTTCTAATATCTTCTGAATATAACCAGCCATTGCCTGATCCATTTGACTATCTCGGGGGTGCGGGATACGAAGGAGGACCTGTCGCAAAGCCGGTATAGTACCCTATTCCAATCTGAGTTTGGTGAGATTAACGTACTGTTTACAGCTCGTTGAGCTCGAGATGATGCGTCTTTCCGCAGAACTTCGTGGTCGACCGCATTGGTGGATTAAATACCGAAATAGATCGAATCTAGCTAAGTGGAAGCAAGAGGCAATCGCCCAGGCTGAGTACATGAAAGAAAGCCACATCGACTACGTACTCGAAGAGCTCGATGGCTATGCTAAACTACGCGACGAGGCAACTGGATTAGAGGTAATTTGAATCTACGTTTATATGATCGACCTACACTGACCCGCCCAAGGTCGCATGTTACGACACAATCTGGCAGTCCGACACTCTCATCCCACCTTCACTTAAGAACAGGTTGATAGATGGCGTAGCGAATCTCGAGAACGTATCCAAGTCAGAACAGGATTGGCCCCCTCGCTTAAATCGCCAAATCTTCAACCTTGTCAACCCATCACTCTATCCAATCGTCTATGGCCGCACCTTATCTTATCCTGAAGAGTCCGAGGACCGGGACCCGGCGACGCTGCAAGTTCACTTGAGACCTCCCCACTCATGGCCCGGTGAAGATGAATACTTTGTATCTAAACGTTTCCAGTGGTTGCCTACCGACTTTCAAGTCTCCGAGGATGGAAAGTCGGTCAAGAGTGTGTCATATATCAATAACATCCACCCCCTAAAACACCCCCAATTGTACAAGACGATTGAAGAGATCGTAGCGGCTTATATTCCACTATTCGAACGGGTCCTGACGGACGCTATCCCGGAGAACGATGTCATTCCCGAACGGACGGATAACGACTATTATTATGATGAGCATAACTATAGAACGCCTCCCAAGTTTGAGAGCTTTACCGACCCTTCCGACTATAACTGGGCGTACGAGGAATGGAAGAATGGTCGGCCTATTGTTTTGCCGTCCGTGCGAGAAGGAGGCTATGAGCCCGGTCTCTTGGAGAAGAGAAACATCAAGTATACGCTTGGTGGACGAATTATTCAAGTTATTGTCAAGTTGACAAATATATATTGGTATATTATATATTATTTTTGCTCTACCTTTACCCATACTAAATCTCAAGAGTATCCTCCCAGACTCCAGATAGGCCCCAGTGTGGTGGTCGCTTATGGCGCGTTGAAGGGATGAAGAACGAAGCGATCGCAGTATGCGGcttttactttttttttggtaTCCATGATTTATTGTCTTTTACCTACGGTATGTAAGACATAACTCAAATAAAAGGAAACAGTGTGATGTCATCAAAGCCCGACGGACGAGCCCGAGCCCCCCCGCTGTCCACCGCGCCCACGCAGTGTTTTTGAGACGCACCCCACACCGTCCCATACATATAGTCCCTGTATCTGCTCCTATGATCGGCGCCAAAAGGCGGTGTCACGTCCAAAGTGAAGAGAGAGcgaaaaaaaagaaagagagaaaggtacaaaaaagaaataaaataaaataaaaggAAACCGGTCCACCTCCTTCACCTACACAGACCCTCCGTCCTAACCTCGCCTCATCTCCTCTCAGCCCCGTGCGGTACCTGCTCCCCCGGACAGGCCCCGAACTTTGCGTAAATATTCCATTAGGTGTTTCGTATGTTCCCCCGGCTTCAACAGTAGGTTAACGGATCGCAAGGCGGCCCCCATCGCCTGGTCTCGTTCTCGTCTGTAGCCTTCGGTGGCTTTGCAGCCAatcaacaaatggaaaacatTTTCGTTCTGGGATTCGCAATGTGGGCATCTTGGTGAGTCGGCGAGTGTAGTGCGGAAGAGATATGTCGATGTTGGATAATGGCCGGTCCTAAGTTGCGTGAGCGTTGCATATTCCATTCTCGTGAGCGAGTCCGCCGCTTTCTTGAAGTTCATTGACGGGTATGTGTCGTCTATAAGTCGTAGCGCCTGTGTTCGCCTCGGATTCCCCTCGTCCTCAATCCAGTCCGCCCATTCTCCCTCCATCCTCGCCTTGCGTTCTCGTTTCGCCGCTGTGGGGTTCACCGGGATCGCTTTCTTCAGTGGTCCTGGAAGGAGGGTGTTAGTGTCGTTACCCGGTGTTGCGGCGAGTTTCGCCTCCACGTCCGCTCTCTCGTTCCCATCCACCCCTTTGTGCCCCGGAATCCATCTCGCCTCGAGTTTCACCCCTGGGTTGGCCTCCCGCGCCAGTCGAATACCCTTGTCCATGTGAGCATACAGGTAGCCAAGCTTGTCTGTGTGTCCCGCTTTAAGTGTGAGC
This region includes:
- a CDS encoding chitin deacetylase, coding for MTFSIARVAALAVALCGAIQVSAAPVEAPRLISRAGASVVTKCSVPNTVALTFDDGPYTWTNELVDLLDENGAKGTFFFNGANFGCIYDDANAKRVKYVYDKGHQVASHTWRHERLSTLSGDELLSEFSKTDDAIKKITGAVPAFVRPPFGDYDDDVLEVAASRGQTVANWDFDSGDAAGVSPSESRSQYNKLIMSGPDSILTLNHETKQPTIEDVIPYAIQQIKAKGYKLVTVAECLGESPYQSTGTPSSRDSSWKC